The following coding sequences lie in one Musa acuminata AAA Group cultivar baxijiao chromosome BXJ3-1, Cavendish_Baxijiao_AAA, whole genome shotgun sequence genomic window:
- the LOC135628252 gene encoding uncharacterized protein LOC135628252 produces MAFLPKFSSPPLLPLQKPSQRLGLSPTARTKLDFPPPLPSRGDAVQERPPAHPHKPLTTTTTAGGRGGNGNKDDFYLNLGVAVRTLRNDLPSLFSKDLNYDIYREDITLIDPLNTFHGIENYRLIFWALRFHGRILFREIGLQIFRVWQPSENIILIRWELQGVPRVPWEAQGRFQGTSWYKLDRNGKIYEHKVDNLALNFPQAPIRPAAVIDLVAAACPPSPSLTFSDGILGESFSLGSSSWLELYRAVRSTLEQEGSSPIGIGIEGLITCS; encoded by the exons ATGGCTTTTCTTCCCAAGTTCTCCTCCCCGCCTCTCCTCCCTCTCCAAAAGCCTTCCCAGCGGCTCGGCCTCTCTCCCACCGCTCGCACTAAGCTCGacttccctcctcctcttccctcccGCGGCGACGCCGTGCAAGAGAGGCCGCCCGCGCATCCCCACAAGCCTCTCACCACTACGACCACCGCCGGCGGCCGCGGCGGCAACGGCAACAAGGACGACTTCTATCTCAACCTCGGGGTCGCTGTCCGGACCCTCCGCAACGACCTCCCCTCCCTCTTCTCCAAAGACCTCAATTACGACATTTACCG GGAAGATATCaccttgattgatccgctcaacaCTTTCCACGGCATCGAGAACTACAGGCTCATCTTCTGGGCGCTGAGGTTTCACGGCAGGATTTTGTTTAGGGAGATTGGGCTCCAGATCTTCCGGGTCTGGCAGCCGTCGGAGAACATAATCCTGATCCGGTGGGAACTGCAGGGGGTGCCGCGGGTGCCATGGGAGGCGCAGGGGAGGTTCCAGGGCACGTCGTGGTATAAGCTGGATAGGAATGGGAAGATTTACGAGCATAAAGTTGACAACTTGGCCTTAAATTTCCCTCAGGCACCGATCAGGCCGGCGGCTGTGATCGATTTGGTGGCTGCCGCCTGTCCACCGAGTCCTAGTTTGACGTTTTCCGATGGCATATTGGGGGAAAGCTTCTCGTTAGGTTCTTCCTCGTGGCTGGAGCTCTACCGGGCGGTGAGGAGTACACTGGAACAGGAAGGAAGCAGTCCGATAGGGATTGGGATTGAAGGTTTGATCACCTGTTCATAG